A single Micromonospora luteifusca DNA region contains:
- a CDS encoding type II secretion system F family protein, with amino-acid sequence MLGSLELIAVVSGAACVAGLLLALVALVGTRRPPGPRPGRGPGLGRLWRGPGATPAEQRAYQALLVAALVAGALAFLLTGLPVVGLLVAVAVPGAPWLFGVGKAEQKAIARIEAVGEWTRRLKDVSGTGQGLQQSIIGTIGSVPPGVEDEVRLLAARLQAGWTARSALLAFADEIADPVCDQVVAALILHLSDRGERLGDVLGSIAGAASAEVATRREIEAKRTQPRFAVRFLTGMTLATLAYGLLNTEYIKPYGTPVGQVVMAALGAAFIGLLAWVRSMSQPQRPARFLPAPDPNEVIA; translated from the coding sequence ATGCTGGGCAGCCTGGAGTTGATCGCGGTGGTCTCCGGGGCCGCCTGTGTGGCCGGGCTGCTGCTGGCCCTGGTAGCGCTGGTCGGCACCCGACGCCCTCCTGGGCCGCGCCCAGGTCGCGGGCCGGGCCTTGGTCGGCTGTGGCGCGGGCCGGGCGCCACCCCGGCGGAGCAGCGGGCCTACCAGGCTCTGCTGGTCGCCGCGCTGGTCGCTGGTGCGTTGGCTTTCCTGCTGACGGGGCTGCCGGTGGTGGGCCTGCTGGTGGCGGTGGCGGTGCCCGGCGCCCCGTGGCTGTTCGGAGTCGGCAAGGCCGAGCAGAAGGCGATCGCCCGGATCGAGGCGGTGGGCGAGTGGACCCGCCGGCTCAAGGACGTCTCCGGCACCGGGCAGGGCCTCCAACAGTCGATCATCGGCACGATCGGCAGCGTGCCACCCGGCGTCGAGGACGAGGTACGCCTGCTCGCCGCCCGCCTGCAGGCCGGCTGGACGGCCCGCTCCGCGCTGCTGGCGTTCGCCGACGAGATCGCCGACCCGGTCTGCGACCAGGTGGTCGCGGCGCTGATCCTGCACCTCTCGGACCGGGGTGAACGGCTGGGTGACGTGCTCGGCTCGATCGCTGGCGCGGCGTCCGCCGAGGTGGCCACCCGTCGGGAGATCGAGGCCAAACGCACACAACCCCGGTTCGCGGTCCGCTTCCTCACCGGAATGACCCTGGCGACCCTGGCGTACGGGCTGCTCAACACCGAGTACATCAAGCCGTACGGAACGCCGGTGGGTCAGGTGGTGATGGCCGCCCTCGGCGCCGCATTCATCGGCCTGCTGGCCTGGGTGCGGTCGATGAGTCAGCCGCAGCGGCCGGCCCGGTTCCTGCCGGCGCCCGACCCCAACGAGGTGATCGCGTGA
- a CDS encoding TadE family protein: MSRATYPRWHRTVSAARRRLAGGDRERGANPVELAVLMPLILVLLFASVQIAAVFLARSTALNAAQSGVNAQRPYQARNGAGVDRATRFLNAAGGWLVGWQTTRPTCAIDDTDVTCTVRGRSLSVIPGVDFAVQQTAHGTVERLTPP, translated from the coding sequence ATGAGCCGAGCCACGTACCCGAGGTGGCACCGGACGGTCAGCGCCGCCCGGCGCCGCCTCGCGGGCGGCGACCGGGAACGAGGTGCCAACCCGGTGGAGTTGGCCGTGCTGATGCCGCTGATCCTGGTGCTGCTCTTCGCCTCGGTCCAGATCGCGGCTGTCTTCCTCGCCCGCTCGACCGCGTTGAACGCCGCGCAGAGCGGCGTCAACGCACAGCGGCCGTACCAGGCGCGCAACGGTGCCGGGGTGGACCGCGCCACCCGGTTCCTGAATGCCGCCGGCGGCTGGCTGGTGGGCTGGCAGACGACGCGCCCCACCTGCGCCATCGACGACACCGACGTGACCTGCACCGTGCGCGGCCGGTCTCTGTCGGTGATTCCGGGCGTGGACTTCGCGGTGCAGCAGACCGCCCACGGGACGGTGGAGAGGCTGACCCCGCCATGA
- a CDS encoding type II secretion system F family protein translates to MVNWQLAIAVCGGAGIGFGVFLVIREMVPATPALGPALRRLHQPPGIGGRVATSASRRLDWLSGLSRWLRPPHRQLALIGQTPEQYALSVLLSALIGLATPTLLGVALLALGISFPLVVPVLGSLGLALMGGLLAHRAVLTKADAARDEFRQAVCTYLDLVALQLSAAHGPVQSLERAAAVCDGWVFDRLQESLRIAQMQMHAPWDELRDLADKIGIPELGDVGAIMRSSGSEGAQVHETLRSRADSLRDQIRTDNLARAEGVTSRLDIPGALLVFVLLGFVVYPFIARI, encoded by the coding sequence ATCGTGAACTGGCAGTTGGCGATCGCGGTTTGTGGTGGTGCCGGGATCGGGTTCGGCGTGTTTCTGGTGATCCGGGAGATGGTGCCGGCGACGCCGGCGCTCGGGCCGGCGCTGCGCCGACTGCACCAGCCGCCGGGTATCGGCGGTCGGGTCGCCACTTCCGCATCCCGCCGGCTGGACTGGCTGAGCGGGTTGTCGCGCTGGCTGCGTCCGCCGCACCGGCAGCTCGCCCTGATCGGCCAGACCCCCGAGCAGTACGCGTTGTCGGTGCTGCTCTCCGCGCTGATCGGGCTGGCCACGCCGACCCTGCTCGGGGTGGCGCTGCTGGCGCTCGGCATCTCGTTCCCGCTCGTCGTGCCGGTGCTCGGCAGCCTGGGCCTGGCGCTGATGGGCGGGTTGCTGGCGCACCGGGCCGTGCTGACCAAGGCCGACGCCGCCCGGGACGAGTTCCGTCAGGCCGTCTGCACCTACCTCGACCTGGTGGCGTTGCAGCTCTCCGCCGCACACGGACCGGTGCAGTCACTTGAGCGCGCCGCGGCGGTCTGCGACGGCTGGGTGTTCGACCGGCTTCAGGAGTCGTTACGGATCGCCCAGATGCAGATGCACGCGCCCTGGGACGAGCTGCGCGACCTCGCCGACAAGATCGGCATTCCGGAGTTGGGCGACGTGGGCGCGATCATGCGCTCCTCCGGCAGCGAGGGTGCGCAGGTACACGAGACCCTGCGCAGCCGGGCCGACTCGCTACGCGACCAGATCCGCACCGACAACCTCGCCCGCGCCGAGGGGGTGACCAGCCGTCTCGACATCCCGGGCGCACTGCTCGTCTTCGTGCTGCTCGGCTTCGTCGTCTATCCGTTCATCGCCCGCATCTGA